The following nucleotide sequence is from Pseudomonas sp. RC10.
GGTTGCGGCATTTTATGAGTAAAACCCGCTCGCTTTGACGGCACGGATCACCTCTGTGGGAGCGAATTCATTCGCGAAAAAGGGTTCAGGCGATAGAGATGTATCGCCTCTACGCACGCTTCGCGAATGAATTCGCTCCCACAGGGAGGGCAACGCTGCACGGCCTCAATTCAACACAAAATCATTCTTCATCCGCAGCGTCCGGCTCGGAATGGAGTTGCGGTCAATCCCGCCCTGAAGCGTGTAGGCCAGATCGTCGTACCAGTTCGCGTCTTCCAGGTACCACGAATGTGACACCAGGCCGTCGATCACTTTGAACTTGCGGTTTTTCACAGCGAGATAGCGAGGACCGCAATCGACGTCCAGCGCTTTGTCGTCGGCGGGAGTGTCCTCGGGCATGCCGACCCGGCCGACCCGCGAACGGGTGTCGATGTTTTTGGCATTCGAAACGGCCAGCGCTTCGTCATAACCGCTGAAATAGTTCGTCAGCCGCCCGCAATGGCTGAACGTCGGGATCATGTCCGAGTTGCCCAGCGCGAAGCACGATGAAGAAATGTCGGCGCCAAACAGCACCATCTGGCCGATGCGCCAGTCGTTGGCCAGCCCCGAATCACGCATTTTGTCCACCGACCGAAAGGCTTCGCGCACCACAAACGCACCCATGGAGTGGGCCATCACGTGGACGTTGATCGGGCACTCGGGCAGCGAGAAGGTCATGAACGGCACGATGCCGCGCTTGACCAGCAGCGCGGCGGAGTCTTGCGCCTTGCCGCGATCTGCCAGGTACAGCAGGGTTTTGCTTTCTGATGGCCAATCAAACCCCACCACCATGCACGGGTAGTTGCGGGCGCGCAGCTCGCGTTCGATCAGCCGTTGTCGGGTCAGTGCTTCTTTTGAGGGGGTGTTGTAGCCATGCACGAAGAACACCACGTCCAGCGCCGTGCCTTTTGCAGGGGCGGCCTGTTCGAGAATCGCGGTCATCCACTGCTTGGCCGAATTGATGCTGTGAATGGGCGACGGCTCGGCCGCATCGGGCGGCACTTTCAGGTAGGTGCCTGGGCCAACGTCTGTGCCGAAAGCACCGTTGGCTTTGCTGCGGGTACTCAGAATGAAGCTGTCCATGGAGAAGAGTCCTTGCTGTCCGATTGACGGAGCGATCCGATTGACGGATTGGCCATTCTGAGCAGCGACCGAGGGGCGCCCGCACGAGCGGCGCAGGCCTGGGTTCAGGGCGCGGTAATGCGGATCGGCGAGTGCTCGACAACCCAAGAGGTGTAGCGTTGGATAGACGACTTGTCCAACCCGATCAGGCAGGACGACGGGCAGCGGGCATCACGGGTGCAGGAGGGGCACCGCGTGAAGGGTCAGAAATGACCGACGCCCGCGAGCGCGATGGAGAAGGAAACGATCAGCATCAGCAGAATGGACATGTTGATGGACATGGGTGAAATCCTTGTTCAGTTTGGTCAATGCCGCCATGATCCCGATCTGCGCGCAAAAAATGAACGGCGTTCGTGTGGATGTTCGCTATCGATACAATCAATACTCCGGGGCTTAGAAACGCGGCTTGCGGGTGTCTCAGGTCCGATACATGCCCGGGTTCTACAGGTTTTTGAACATCTCCCAGAACGACGCCCCGACGCCGGTCATGCTCTCGCCCGCGATCAACCCGGCGGCCACGGTGATCGCAAACCGTTCGGTGAGGCTCGGCCAGCGACGGCTCACGGCCCAAGTCAGCACCGCGCCCAGCCCCATCATAAGAGACGTCGAAGCTGGCAGGACGAACGCCAGGCCCAGAGCTGCCGAACTGGGAAGCCAGCGCGCCAGGCGCTGAGGCAGCAGGGTGTCAAACGCGCCCAGCAGCACGCCCACGAACCCGCCGACGAAGATCGCCCAGCGAATCTGCGGCGTCAGCGACCCCAGGCCATGGGTCAGGGTTTCGGCCACGGCTTTCCAGGTGGCGACAGCAGGGGCGGGCCATTGCTCGGTGAGCAGCATGTGCTGGGGATCGGGAATCAGCGCGAGGTACACCAGCACGCCGACCACACTGCCGATGAAGATGCCGATGCATTGGGCGACGACCTGTTTTTTCGGGGTCGCGCCGATGGCCAGGCCCACCTTGAAGTCGTTCATCAAGTCCGTCGATTGCCCGGCCGCGCCCCCCGCCGTGTTGGCGCTCATCAGGTTGATGGG
It contains:
- a CDS encoding alpha/beta hydrolase, yielding MDSFILSTRSKANGAFGTDVGPGTYLKVPPDAAEPSPIHSINSAKQWMTAILEQAAPAKGTALDVVFFVHGYNTPSKEALTRQRLIERELRARNYPCMVVGFDWPSESKTLLYLADRGKAQDSAALLVKRGIVPFMTFSLPECPINVHVMAHSMGAFVVREAFRSVDKMRDSGLANDWRIGQMVLFGADISSSCFALGNSDMIPTFSHCGRLTNYFSGYDEALAVSNAKNIDTRSRVGRVGMPEDTPADDKALDVDCGPRYLAVKNRKFKVIDGLVSHSWYLEDANWYDDLAYTLQGGIDRNSIPSRTLRMKNDFVLN